The following proteins come from a genomic window of Rutidosis leptorrhynchoides isolate AG116_Rl617_1_P2 chromosome 10, CSIRO_AGI_Rlap_v1, whole genome shotgun sequence:
- the LOC139872030 gene encoding glycine-rich domain-containing protein 1, producing the protein MSCSDHPSPSGSSEELMRVSLDLVAAAGQNIGLLRHVAESHWLHHTPVLLEAIRRYDELWMPLMADLMNESGKPPMILPPIDIEWVWFCHTLNPVSYRKYCDSRFFKLIGKPGIFNQENKEYAMERCKDIWIEKYPSESFENESDSGDIQNEKILPNDYLLEEVMKQRCLFTKFAKPYVLELVYLIAAKNRYKGFLFLLQRHADSSSTFVPTLDILLMWITHKSYPTAYAIDVKEMDKSMDKIIESGHFVKDEDLDKMKKLWERVFDQPYEKAGCPILSDIETLKSPFNWEATDTDVNVKYRTLLPRFFLEVKVLVKSIKTLQTNVSKEFLRFQLLRCHRDLKINNPVSSFNDSWRNVVHFYCEFGTKGIVVELRRKGGVCVKGSKVVESKTFMWNELLRAPSISLDGVIGQTLRVFVSITPPAQAPYLLKSVPDRVTDDSGAMVSEVVLKMNQYRPQEGRWLSRTVLDHAGRECFVIRMRVGGGFWRRGSNKPAVVKWEDRCVEIREGSWSYIAGSIGKAPEKVIATATPKKPPQGWKSSWSFSTGDELSISTDMNFDLKTSNSMDTQIRLLKGRHMHYKNDENEQDEEGFVTIIRYTEENPQGRATGIMNWKLSAVEFLPEEDAVFVLLLSMTILKSVTEMRREDVGNLLIRRRLNETKLGARDWGSVIELDSSVNSSYVKPWYWNSGGVMAREGVDYVNKSYTVEECNDEFYKQALFG; encoded by the exons ATGTCTTGTTCCGACCACCCATCGCCGTCGGGGTCGTCGGAGGAGCTGATGCGTGTAAGCTTAGATCTAGTGGCGGCTGCTGGACAAAATATTGGGTTGTTGAGACACGTGGCGGAATCTCATTGGTTACATCATACTCCAGTTCTTCTTGAAGCTATTCGTAG GTATGATGAACTATGGATGCCATTGATGGCTGATCTTATGAATGAATCTGGAAAGCCACCAATGATTCTTCCTCCAATTGATATTGAATGGGTTTGGTTTTGTCATACTTTAAATCCG GTATCTTATAGGAAATATTGTGATTCAAGATTTTTTAAACTAATTGGAAAACCGGGTATTTTCAATCAAGAAAATAAAGAATATGCTATGGAAAGATGTAAAGATATTTGGATTGAGAAATACCCATCCGAATCGTTTGAAAATGAATCCGATTCGGGTGATATTCAAAATGAAAAGATTCTTCCAAATGATTATCTTTTGGAAGAGGTAATGAAGCAAAGGTGTCTCTTCACCAAATTCGCAAAACCATATGTTCTAGAACTTGTGTACTTGATCGCTGCGAAAAACCGATACAAGGGATTTCTCTTTTTGTTGCAAAGACATGCGGATAGCAGCTCAACTTTTGTACCCACGCTAGATATTCTACTAATGTGGATTACCCATAAG AGCTACCCAACAGCGTATGCCATCGAtgtgaaggaaatggataagagcATGGATAAAATAATCGAGTCTGGCCACTTCGTAAAAGATGAAGATTTGGACAAAATGAAGAAGCTTTGGGAAAGAGTATTTGATCAGCCATACGAAAAAGCCGGTTGTCCGATACTTAGTGATATCGAAACTCTAAAGTCACCATTCAACTGGGAAGCAACAGATACTGATGTTAACGTGAAGTACAGAACATTGTTGCCTAGATTTTTTCTTGAAGTTAAGGTATTAGTGAAGTCAATAAAGACACTACAAACGAATGTTTCCAAAGAGTTTTTACGTTTCCAGTTACTTAGATGTCACCGGGACCTTAAAATAAACAATCCCGTGTCTAGTTTTAATGATTCGTGGAGAAACGTAGTTCATTTTTATTGCGAGTTTGGTACAAAAGGAATAGTGGTCGAACTACGCCGAAAAGGGGGAGTTTGTGTTAAAGGAAGTAAGGTAGTGGAATCGAAAACGTTTATGTGGAATGAGTTACTTAGAGCACCGTCGATAAGTTTAGATGGAGTGATTGGTCAAACATTGAGGGTGTTTGTTTCGATAACACCACCCGCACAAGCGCCGTATTTATTGAAATCGGTGCCGGATCGTGTTACTGACGATTCGGGAGCCATGGTGTCGGAAGTAGTTTTGAAAATGAATCAGTATCGCCCTCAAGAAGGTCGGTGGTTGTCTCGTACGGTTCTTGATCATGCGGGACGAGAATGTTTCGTTATACGAATGAG AGTGGGAGGAGGGTTTTGGAGAAGAGGTAGTAATAAGCCGGCCGTTGTAAAATGGGAAGATCGATGTGTGGAAATACGAGAAGGTTCGTGGTCTTATATCGCTGGTTCCATTGGTAAAGCACCCG AGAAAGTGATAGCAACTGCAACACCAAAAAAACCACCACAAGGATGGAAATCTTCATGGAGCTTTTCAACCGGAGACGAACTATCGATATCAACAGACATGAATTTCGATCTTAAAACCAGTAACTCCATGGATACACAGATTCGGCTATTAAAAGGACGACATATGCACTACAAAAATGACGAAAACGAACAAGATGAAGAAGGGTTTGTGACAATTATCCGATACACTGAGGAAAACCCGCAAGGGCGAGCAACGGGGATTATGAACTGGAAACTGTCAGCAGTTGAGTTCTTGCCAGAAGAAGATGCAGTTTTCGTGCTACTTCTTAGTATGACGATACTTAAAAGTGTTACAGAAATGAGAAGGGAAGATGTGGGAAATTTGTTAATTCGTCGAAGGTTGAATGAAACGAAACTTGGGGCTCGAGATTGGGGTTCGGTTATCGAGCTCGATTCTAGCGTGAATTCGAGTTATGTGAAGCCGTGGTATTGGAATAGTGGAGGGGTTATGGCACGAGAAGGAGTTGATTATGTAAACAAGAGTTATACAGTTGAGGAATGTAATGATGAGTTTTACAAGCAAGCTTTGTTtggttaa